The Solibacillus daqui genome has a segment encoding these proteins:
- a CDS encoding LysM peptidoglycan-binding domain-containing protein has translation MTKEDYREKVEEHRQEIDLHNESGAKLSRTSRNQKKGKKKQSNPIMTLLVVVLIFIPLSILGYVWLFYEPSASEAETVEENKDNVVLEIVKQNEDSTKDTADDKDDEEKADDTKDKSTDADKDAEQEKESLAAEEAKKAEEAQKVAAQKAKALEEKKKAEEAVKAQQKTHTVQSTDNLYRIAIKYYGDGSPANIEKIKSANNLATDSISTGQVLVIIP, from the coding sequence ATGACAAAAGAAGATTACCGTGAGAAGGTAGAGGAGCATCGTCAAGAGATCGACTTACATAATGAGTCTGGTGCAAAATTGTCACGTACTAGCCGAAATCAGAAAAAAGGTAAGAAAAAACAATCGAATCCAATTATGACACTTTTAGTTGTTGTCTTAATTTTTATTCCATTGAGCATCTTAGGTTATGTATGGTTATTTTATGAGCCAAGTGCATCAGAAGCTGAAACTGTGGAAGAAAATAAAGATAATGTTGTCTTAGAAATTGTAAAACAGAACGAGGATTCAACAAAGGATACGGCTGATGACAAAGATGACGAAGAAAAAGCTGATGATACTAAAGATAAATCAACAGATGCTGATAAAGATGCTGAGCAAGAAAAAGAGAGTTTAGCGGCTGAAGAAGCGAAAAAAGCGGAAGAGGCTCAAAAAGTTGCAGCCCAAAAAGCAAAAGCGCTAGAAGAAAAGAAAAAAGCAGAAGAAGCAGTGAAAGCACAGCAAAAAACGCATACCGTTCAATCTACGGATAATCTATACCGAATCGCCATAAAATATTATGGAGATGGAAGCCCGGCTAATATCGAAAAAATTAAATCGGCAAATAATTTAGCAACGGATAGTATTTCAACAGGGCAAGTATTAGTAATAATTCCGTAA
- a CDS encoding metallophosphoesterase → MVVITIIVLTCAVIMLQMWKQANENNVRTHEVTAVGTGKPVQLFFISDTHARKINDKMIQNIKGQVDAVIIGGDFVDRRTTKQTLLENIQLLKTLGPIYFVWGNNDIEFDAQKLHALFLQHDVTVLENEVVKIGKDQNFSICGVTFSPNLEQVKDAFRSCDLNKTAFIAHNPELFTSVHKHFKPLLSIGGHLHGGQIRIFGWGIQPHGYFKQQGRYFELVSNGYGTTLLPIRLGAKPECHVIKIIFEQNKTFTVN, encoded by the coding sequence ATGGTTGTTATCACCATCATTGTGCTCACTTGCGCTGTGATAATGTTGCAGATGTGGAAGCAGGCCAATGAAAATAATGTTCGAACACATGAAGTAACAGCAGTTGGTACTGGTAAGCCAGTGCAACTCTTTTTTATTTCAGATACGCATGCACGAAAGATTAACGACAAAATGATACAGAATATTAAAGGACAGGTAGATGCAGTAATTATAGGTGGCGATTTTGTTGACCGTCGCACAACGAAACAAACACTACTGGAAAATATTCAACTATTAAAAACACTTGGTCCCATTTATTTTGTATGGGGCAATAATGATATAGAATTTGATGCACAAAAACTACATGCATTATTTTTACAACATGATGTTACAGTCCTTGAAAACGAAGTGGTGAAAATAGGGAAAGATCAAAACTTTTCTATATGTGGGGTAACATTTAGTCCAAATTTGGAACAAGTAAAAGATGCATTTCGTTCTTGTGATTTAAACAAAACAGCGTTTATTGCACATAATCCTGAACTTTTTACAAGTGTACACAAACATTTCAAGCCACTACTGAGCATCGGTGGTCATTTACATGGTGGGCAAATTCGTATTTTTGGCTGGGGCATACAGCCACATGGCTATTTTAAACAACAGGGTCGCTATTTTGAGTTAGTTAGCAATGGCTATGGCACAACTTTACTCCCAATTCGATTAGGAGCGAAACCAGAGTGTCATGTGATTAAAATAATATTCGAGCAAAATAAAACGTTTACCGTAAATTAG
- a CDS encoding YpdA family putative bacillithiol disulfide reductase, with amino-acid sequence MQKVDAIIVGGGPCGLAAAIELQNIGLTPIVIEKGNVVNAIYNYPTHQTFFSTSEKLAIGDVPFIIEQRKPKRNQALVYYREVVKSKKIRVNSFELVNCVEKQGDTFTVKTDKETYETPYVVIATGYYDHPNYLNIAGETLSKVHHYFKEAHEFFDLNVLVIGGKNSAIDAALELNKAGAHVTVVYRGEEYSPSIKPWVLPEFLGLVRDGEISMQFNTIVKEIREHEVVIEIDGNEQMIANDTVFAMTGYHPDHSFIRAMGVEIDDETGRPTFDLDTMETNVKNLFIAGVIAAGNNANEIFIENGRFHGGMIAEKIAQQMK; translated from the coding sequence ATGCAAAAGGTAGATGCAATCATAGTAGGTGGAGGCCCTTGTGGTTTAGCTGCTGCGATTGAACTACAAAATATTGGTTTAACACCAATTGTGATAGAAAAAGGGAATGTCGTCAATGCGATTTACAATTACCCGACGCATCAAACGTTTTTTAGTACAAGTGAAAAGTTAGCTATAGGTGATGTGCCATTTATTATTGAACAGCGTAAACCAAAACGAAATCAAGCCCTTGTGTATTATCGCGAAGTGGTAAAGTCAAAAAAAATTCGAGTAAATAGTTTTGAATTGGTGAATTGTGTAGAAAAACAAGGGGACACATTTACTGTAAAAACAGATAAAGAAACGTATGAAACGCCGTATGTAGTTATTGCAACCGGCTATTATGATCACCCAAATTATTTAAATATTGCAGGTGAAACTCTATCGAAAGTGCATCATTATTTCAAAGAGGCACATGAGTTTTTTGATTTAAATGTATTAGTCATTGGTGGTAAAAATTCTGCGATTGATGCAGCTTTAGAATTAAATAAGGCCGGTGCGCATGTAACGGTGGTGTACCGTGGAGAAGAATATTCACCAAGCATTAAGCCATGGGTATTACCCGAATTTTTAGGTCTCGTGCGTGACGGAGAAATTTCGATGCAGTTTAACACAATTGTTAAAGAAATCCGTGAACACGAGGTTGTAATAGAAATTGATGGCAATGAACAAATGATTGCAAACGATACGGTGTTTGCAATGACGGGGTATCATCCAGACCATAGTTTTATTCGTGCAATGGGAGTTGAAATCGACGATGAAACTGGACGCCCTACGTTTGATTTAGATACGATGGAAACAAATGTTAAAAATTTATTTATTGCAGGCGTAATTGCAGCAGGAAATAACGCCAATGAAATATTTATTGAAAATGGACGCTTCCACGGGGGCATGATCGCCGAAAAAATTGCACAGCAAATGAAATAA
- a CDS encoding asparaginase, with translation MKKKVVLITTGGTIASTRNDKNKLESGKLDGNAILSMCQLEDEIDIELIDLFQIPSMHMTFENLNHLNATIQKLFQDKTVSGIVVTHGTDSLEETAYFLELTIDDERPIIVTGSQKAPGDIGTDVYSNLRNSLLVATSDEAKNIGTCVVFNEKIIHSKYVKKVHSSSINGFGAIGYGMLGYIDNDEVIIYQKPTHKEAYAIQENYPKVEIVLAYLGASSIMLDALYNADVEGIVLVGAGRGQITPDMTSAIEKLCQKGTKVVLTTSTEEGRVFPTYDYYGSANNLKDKGVVMGGDFDPKKARLKLLLMLANGNTNFDSFMH, from the coding sequence TTGAAGAAAAAAGTAGTATTAATTACGACAGGTGGAACAATTGCAAGTACACGCAATGATAAAAATAAATTAGAGTCGGGCAAGCTGGATGGCAATGCGATTTTATCGATGTGTCAGCTTGAAGATGAAATTGATATTGAACTCATCGATTTGTTTCAAATTCCATCAATGCATATGACTTTTGAAAACTTAAATCATTTAAATGCAACAATTCAAAAATTATTTCAAGATAAAACAGTGAGTGGCATTGTTGTAACACATGGTACAGATAGCTTAGAAGAAACAGCATATTTTTTAGAGCTAACGATTGATGATGAGCGCCCGATTATTGTGACGGGTTCACAAAAGGCACCTGGCGATATTGGTACAGATGTTTATTCGAACTTACGTAACTCATTATTAGTAGCTACTAGTGATGAAGCGAAGAATATCGGGACATGTGTTGTTTTTAATGAAAAGATTATTCATTCTAAATATGTGAAAAAGGTTCACTCTTCAAGTATTAATGGCTTTGGTGCGATTGGTTATGGGATGCTTGGCTATATTGATAATGATGAAGTCATTATTTATCAAAAGCCTACGCATAAAGAGGCATATGCGATTCAAGAAAATTATCCAAAAGTTGAAATCGTACTTGCGTATTTAGGGGCAAGCTCAATTATGTTAGATGCTTTATATAATGCAGATGTAGAAGGGATTGTCCTTGTTGGGGCAGGGCGCGGACAGATTACGCCAGATATGACAAGTGCGATTGAAAAGCTATGTCAAAAGGGAACGAAAGTCGTGCTCACAACGTCGACAGAAGAAGGACGTGTATTCCCAACATATGACTACTATGGTAGTGCCAACAATTTAAAAGATAAGGGTGTAGTAATGGGTGGCGATTTCGATCCGAAAAAAGCACGCTTAAAGTTATTGTTGATGCTAGCAAACGGCAACACAAACTTTGATTCATTTATGCATTAA
- the prsW gene encoding glutamic-type intramembrane protease PrsW: MFIILSAAIAPGLALLSFFYLRNQMDTEPRRALLHAFIFGAIITFPVLFIQFVLAEEQTFSNPFFINVIFTSILEELVKWLIIFAVILRHVEFDDPYDGILFGAAVSLGFATVENVIFLLSFGVDQAFMRAMLPVSSHALFGVVMGYYYGKGKFSSDEIQKKFIFLALFAPVGLHIMYNSILMLEGSFIYAMLPFMLFLWWFALRKVKLAHEHLIEHLSKKF; the protein is encoded by the coding sequence ATGTTCATAATTTTATCTGCAGCGATTGCGCCGGGTCTGGCTCTGTTAAGTTTTTTTTATTTACGAAACCAAATGGACACCGAACCAAGACGAGCGCTCTTGCATGCTTTTATTTTTGGCGCGATAATTACATTTCCTGTGTTGTTCATACAATTTGTATTAGCAGAAGAGCAAACGTTTAGTAATCCGTTTTTTATTAATGTCATTTTTACGAGTATATTAGAGGAATTGGTGAAATGGCTTATAATTTTTGCGGTAATTTTACGTCATGTAGAATTTGATGATCCCTATGATGGCATTTTGTTTGGGGCTGCTGTTTCACTTGGATTTGCTACGGTGGAAAATGTTATTTTTTTATTGTCATTTGGTGTAGACCAAGCATTTATGCGGGCAATGCTTCCTGTTTCGAGCCATGCCTTATTTGGTGTGGTGATGGGTTATTATTATGGGAAGGGAAAATTTTCGAGCGATGAAATTCAAAAGAAATTTATTTTTCTCGCATTGTTTGCACCAGTGGGCTTACATATCATGTATAACTCGATTTTAATGCTAGAGGGTAGTTTTATTTATGCAATGTTGCCGTTTATGTTATTTTTATGGTGGTTTGCATTACGTAAAGTAAAATTGGCGCACGAACATTTAATTGAACATTTGTCGAAAAAATTTTAA
- the sleB gene encoding spore cortex-lytic enzyme encodes MLFVVVFAPTSSAFTNQEIQRGAFGDDVIELQARLQYIGFYHGELDGKFGYGTYWALRNFQEQYGLPIDGIAGQATKKKLVNNSDYDEEYVKKQIRLGNRFTYYGGIPLDQQVKDGGGSGSSNSSTSMQLPPGYTEQDLQILANAVYGEARGEPYEGQVAVAAVILNRLESPEFPDTISEIIFQPLAFTAVADGQIWLTPNERAKQAVLDAINGWDPSENALYYFNPKTATSKWIWTRQQIKQIGEHIFCV; translated from the coding sequence ATGCTTTTCGTTGTAGTGTTTGCACCAACGAGCTCGGCATTTACAAATCAAGAAATTCAGCGCGGTGCATTTGGAGATGATGTTATCGAATTGCAGGCGAGATTGCAATATATCGGATTTTACCATGGCGAGCTTGATGGCAAGTTTGGTTATGGTACCTACTGGGCGCTACGTAATTTCCAGGAGCAGTACGGATTGCCGATTGATGGAATTGCAGGACAGGCAACAAAGAAAAAACTTGTAAACAATTCTGATTATGATGAGGAATATGTGAAAAAGCAAATAAGGTTAGGAAATCGTTTTACGTATTACGGTGGTATCCCTCTAGATCAGCAAGTAAAAGATGGGGGCGGTTCTGGCAGTTCGAATTCTTCGACATCGATGCAGCTACCTCCTGGATATACGGAGCAAGATTTGCAAATATTGGCGAACGCGGTATATGGTGAGGCGCGTGGTGAGCCATATGAGGGTCAAGTCGCTGTTGCAGCAGTTATATTAAATCGCTTAGAGTCACCTGAATTCCCAGATACGATTTCTGAAATTATTTTTCAGCCGTTAGCGTTTACAGCGGTAGCAGACGGGCAAATATGGCTAACACCAAATGAACGTGCAAAACAAGCGGTATTAGATGCGATTAATGGCTGGGATCCGTCAGAAAACGCACTGTATTACTTCAATCCGAAAACAGCAACGAGTAAATGGATTTGGACAAGGCAACAAATAAAACAAATAGGCGAGCATATTTTTTGCGTGTAA
- a CDS encoding PepSY1/2 domain-containing protein: MKNLTYLLGLFVVILAFVAVDFYNQNKQLERAVYATQSRDFSATTEKLSILHTAVEQSLLFQDEKTLATELDSIWRMSSDLRKSVANLPLQPDVQNEWMRYLGKIGDSAKQATNKGTYEDWQKSMTTVASNLHAFAEEWNIATVAFYNNDGDLQKWTNNQTLELSDSPFVNVSKQLKSYNETDFPLTASESDYEKKRDLQHLKEQKITKDQAVETFKKYFPHIDDAIVTISKSKDDAPYPFYHIQFVRGSRIGYADITEKGGHLLSFLMERPVTKERKSHEEILNTAKNFMQNVGYSDVTLSESRENHEAWHFVFTRTLEDNSLVYPDSIQVKVAKDTGEIFGVNAMEYIQEEKIPTQGEIPIQWDAFFADNVVVEETKKIYTTNATLDLRKCYEVIARLKTDQNDTYRMVIDTETHEVIKIEKVH; the protein is encoded by the coding sequence ATGAAAAATTTAACATACTTATTAGGATTGTTTGTCGTTATTTTAGCCTTTGTTGCAGTTGATTTTTACAATCAAAATAAACAGTTAGAGCGTGCAGTATATGCGACGCAATCACGTGATTTTTCGGCAACTACTGAAAAATTATCAATCCTTCATACAGCTGTTGAGCAATCGCTACTGTTTCAAGACGAAAAAACATTAGCAACGGAACTCGATTCGATTTGGCGTATGAGTAGTGATCTTCGAAAATCTGTTGCGAATCTACCTTTGCAACCAGACGTTCAAAACGAATGGATGCGTTACTTGGGGAAAATAGGTGATAGTGCAAAGCAAGCGACGAATAAAGGCACATACGAGGATTGGCAAAAAAGTATGACGACAGTCGCATCGAATTTACATGCATTTGCAGAAGAATGGAATATTGCGACCGTTGCTTTTTATAATAACGATGGAGATTTACAAAAATGGACGAACAATCAAACCCTAGAACTTAGTGACTCTCCATTTGTTAATGTCTCCAAACAATTGAAATCATATAATGAAACAGATTTCCCTCTAACAGCAAGTGAGTCAGATTATGAAAAAAAGCGAGATTTACAGCATTTAAAGGAACAAAAAATTACAAAAGATCAAGCTGTCGAAACGTTTAAAAAATATTTTCCTCATATTGATGATGCGATTGTGACCATCTCGAAAAGTAAGGACGATGCCCCTTATCCTTTCTATCACATTCAATTTGTGCGTGGTTCACGGATTGGATATGCGGATATTACCGAGAAAGGCGGTCATTTATTATCTTTTCTAATGGAACGCCCCGTCACAAAAGAACGGAAATCACATGAAGAAATATTAAATACTGCGAAAAACTTTATGCAGAATGTTGGCTACAGTGACGTCACATTAAGCGAGTCTCGTGAAAATCATGAAGCATGGCATTTTGTTTTTACACGTACGCTAGAAGATAATTCACTTGTTTATCCAGATAGCATTCAAGTAAAGGTTGCAAAAGATACGGGTGAAATATTTGGTGTGAACGCAATGGAGTACATTCAGGAAGAAAAGATCCCAACTCAAGGTGAGATTCCAATCCAATGGGATGCCTTCTTTGCAGATAATGTAGTAGTCGAAGAAACGAAGAAAATCTATACGACGAATGCAACACTTGATCTTCGAAAATGCTATGAAGTCATTGCACGTTTGAAAACAGATCAAAATGACACATATCGAATGGTTATAGATACCGAAACGCATGAAGTGATAAAAATTGAAAAAGTTCATTAA
- a CDS encoding flagellar brake protein translates to MELKIGTQLTLEPTYTERVEKFRCRVVETKDNIIFIDYPINVETKKTSFLIDGAQFRVVFNTETKESYSFNTEVLGRRAGNVHMIILSCPPKEDFLKIQRREYVRVETPVDVAIDFKGSKYQFVAEDISAGGIAIHLKTPVDFTEGDEVQALVVLPFTNGEIRYVETEAVIVRIFERDGFQIASISFTDTDDVDKQHIVRFCFERQVLIRKKELNEL, encoded by the coding sequence ATGGAGCTGAAAATTGGAACTCAACTTACATTGGAACCAACATACACAGAACGTGTTGAAAAATTCCGTTGTCGCGTTGTAGAAACAAAAGACAATATCATTTTTATTGATTATCCAATTAATGTTGAAACAAAAAAGACGTCTTTCTTAATTGATGGCGCACAATTTCGAGTTGTTTTTAATACAGAAACAAAAGAAAGTTATTCTTTTAATACAGAAGTCTTAGGGCGTAGAGCTGGTAATGTGCATATGATTATACTTTCGTGTCCACCTAAAGAGGACTTTCTTAAAATTCAACGTCGTGAATATGTTCGTGTTGAAACACCAGTCGATGTTGCGATTGATTTTAAAGGGAGTAAATATCAATTTGTCGCCGAAGATATTAGTGCTGGTGGGATAGCAATTCACCTTAAAACCCCAGTTGATTTCACAGAAGGCGACGAAGTTCAAGCATTAGTCGTATTGCCATTTACTAATGGTGAAATTCGATATGTCGAAACGGAGGCGGTCATTGTCCGAATTTTTGAACGTGATGGCTTTCAAATTGCTTCAATCAGCTTTACTGATACCGATGATGTGGATAAGCAGCATATTGTTCGATTCTGTTTTGAACGCCAAGTATTGATTCGTAAAAAAGAATTAAATGAGCTATAA
- the cmk gene encoding (d)CMP kinase: MAKKIQIAIDGPAGAGKSTIAKIVAEALQFTYIDTGAMYRAVTYKALNENIQLHDAQAIESMLNHTTIALQPSEQGQLVFVDGEDVSQAIRSNDVTSNVSEVAAHANIREILVAMQQKLAANGGVVMDGRDIATHVLKDAELKIFMSATVEERARRRFLDNERRGIESTIELLQQEIALRDKLDSEREASPLIQAEDALFLDTTNLSIDEAAQEILKLAQAKM; this comes from the coding sequence ATGGCAAAAAAAATTCAAATTGCAATTGATGGTCCAGCAGGGGCAGGGAAAAGCACAATTGCAAAAATTGTAGCAGAAGCACTTCAATTTACGTATATTGACACAGGGGCAATGTATCGAGCAGTAACGTATAAAGCATTGAACGAAAACATACAATTACATGACGCACAAGCAATCGAATCAATGCTAAATCATACAACAATCGCATTACAACCTTCAGAACAAGGGCAATTAGTGTTTGTAGATGGTGAAGACGTTTCGCAGGCCATTCGTTCAAACGATGTAACTTCAAATGTTTCTGAAGTGGCAGCACATGCGAATATTCGTGAAATATTAGTTGCTATGCAGCAAAAATTAGCAGCAAATGGCGGCGTTGTAATGGATGGCCGAGATATTGCAACACATGTATTAAAAGATGCAGAGCTTAAAATTTTCATGTCAGCTACCGTTGAAGAACGTGCGCGTCGTCGTTTCCTAGACAATGAACGTCGTGGAATTGAGTCGACAATTGAATTGTTACAACAGGAAATTGCATTACGTGATAAGTTGGATAGTGAACGTGAAGCATCTCCATTAATTCAAGCAGAAGATGCGTTATTTTTAGACACAACGAATTTATCAATTGATGAAGCTGCACAAGAAATTTTAAAGTTAGCGCAAGCAAAAATGTAA
- the rpsA gene encoding 30S ribosomal protein S1 has product MSEEMNLGSNQLFQEGDIVKGVAEQVDEKSVTVSIEGAPFDGIIPISELSSLHIEKASDLISVGEQLDLMITKVEEGNFVLSKRKVDAIQAWDQLEVKFQSGEVFDAEVKDVVKGGLVVDLGVRGFVPASLVEDYFVENFDDYKGKTLSFKITELDKEKGRLILSHRVVVEQQKASKKQQVIDTIKEGDVLEGTVQRLANFGAFIDLGGVDGLVHISQVAHEHVDNVSSVLSEGQAVKVKVLSVDPANERISLSIKDTLPGPWTEIEDKAAKGSVISGTVKRIVTFGAFVEVFPGVEGLVHISQIAHKHINTPHEALKEGQVVEVKVLEVNEAEKRLALSIKALQEAPESEEDFDYELPEENTGFSFSDVIGDQLKGFNKK; this is encoded by the coding sequence ATGTCTGAGGAAATGAATTTAGGGTCAAACCAGCTGTTTCAAGAAGGAGATATTGTAAAAGGTGTTGCTGAGCAAGTAGATGAGAAGTCAGTAACGGTTTCAATTGAAGGAGCACCTTTCGACGGAATTATACCGATTAGCGAACTTTCAAGCTTACACATTGAAAAAGCTTCTGATTTAATCTCAGTTGGCGAACAACTGGATTTAATGATTACAAAAGTTGAAGAAGGAAATTTTGTGTTATCGAAGCGAAAAGTCGACGCGATTCAAGCGTGGGATCAGCTGGAAGTGAAATTTCAATCTGGTGAAGTCTTCGATGCAGAAGTAAAAGATGTTGTAAAAGGCGGGCTTGTTGTAGATTTAGGCGTGCGCGGCTTCGTTCCAGCTTCACTTGTTGAAGATTATTTTGTTGAAAACTTTGATGATTACAAAGGAAAAACATTAAGCTTTAAGATTACTGAATTAGATAAGGAAAAAGGTCGTTTAATTTTATCGCATCGTGTTGTAGTAGAACAACAAAAAGCTTCCAAAAAGCAGCAAGTGATTGATACTATTAAAGAAGGCGACGTTTTAGAAGGGACAGTTCAACGTCTTGCAAACTTCGGTGCATTCATCGATTTAGGTGGTGTAGATGGATTAGTCCATATTTCACAAGTGGCACATGAGCATGTAGATAATGTTTCCTCTGTACTTTCTGAGGGGCAAGCGGTAAAAGTGAAGGTTCTTTCAGTTGATCCTGCAAACGAGCGTATTTCGCTGTCGATTAAAGATACGCTACCGGGACCATGGACAGAAATCGAAGATAAAGCTGCAAAAGGCTCGGTTATTTCAGGTACGGTAAAGCGCATAGTGACATTTGGAGCATTCGTTGAAGTATTTCCGGGTGTTGAAGGACTTGTACACATTTCACAAATTGCGCATAAGCACATTAATACACCACATGAGGCATTAAAAGAAGGCCAAGTGGTAGAAGTAAAGGTACTTGAAGTAAACGAAGCAGAGAAACGCTTAGCATTAAGTATTAAAGCGCTACAAGAAGCACCAGAAAGTGAAGAAGACTTCGATTACGAGTTACCGGAAGAAAACACTGGCTTCTCATTTAGTGATGTTATTGGCGACCAATTAAAAGGCTTTAATAAAAAATAA
- the der gene encoding ribosome biogenesis GTPase Der, translating to MTKPVIAIVGRPNVGKSTIFNRIVGERVSIVEDIPGVTRDRIYSSADWLAHEFNIIDTGGIEIGDEPFLEQIRQQAEIAIEEADVIIFMTNGREGVTAADEQVAKILYKTKKPVVLGVNKIDNPDMRHMIYDFYSLGFGEPWPISGSHGLGLGDLLDECAKHFPQPDEEQYDEDTIKFSLIGRPNVGKSSLVNAFLGQDRVIVSDIQGTTRDAIDSPYSFEDQDYVIIDTAGMRKKGKVYESTEKYSVLRALRAIERSDVVLVVLNADEGIQEQDKKIAGYAHEAGKAVIIVVNKWDAIEKDEKTMNFYTEQIREHFLFLDYAPIVFVSAKTKQRVRNILPIIKRVSENHAMRIQSSILNEVIEDSVARNPAPTDKGRRLRIYYATQVAIKPPTFVVFVNEPEMMHFSYERFLENRIRETFDFEGTPIRLISRARD from the coding sequence ATGACAAAACCAGTAATCGCCATCGTAGGACGTCCGAACGTAGGGAAGTCGACAATTTTTAACCGAATCGTCGGCGAGCGTGTATCCATCGTGGAAGATATTCCAGGAGTAACACGTGACCGTATTTATAGTTCGGCTGATTGGCTAGCACATGAATTCAACATTATTGATACAGGCGGGATTGAAATTGGGGACGAGCCATTTTTAGAGCAAATTCGTCAACAAGCAGAGATCGCCATTGAAGAAGCAGACGTGATTATTTTCATGACAAATGGTCGTGAAGGTGTTACTGCAGCAGATGAGCAAGTAGCAAAAATTTTATATAAAACTAAAAAACCTGTTGTCTTAGGGGTCAATAAAATCGATAACCCAGATATGCGTCATATGATTTATGATTTCTATTCATTAGGTTTCGGTGAGCCTTGGCCAATTTCAGGTTCACATGGCTTAGGTTTAGGGGATTTATTAGATGAATGTGCAAAACACTTCCCACAACCAGATGAAGAGCAATATGATGAAGATACGATTAAATTCTCATTAATCGGTCGACCAAATGTTGGTAAATCTTCGTTAGTTAATGCCTTCTTAGGGCAGGATCGCGTAATCGTAAGTGATATTCAAGGAACAACGCGTGATGCAATCGACTCACCGTATTCTTTTGAAGATCAAGATTATGTAATTATTGACACGGCAGGGATGCGTAAAAAAGGGAAAGTGTATGAATCTACTGAAAAATATTCGGTATTACGTGCATTACGTGCAATCGAACGTTCAGACGTTGTATTAGTTGTTCTGAATGCCGATGAAGGAATTCAAGAACAGGACAAAAAAATTGCTGGTTACGCGCATGAAGCGGGTAAAGCGGTCATTATCGTAGTGAACAAATGGGATGCTATCGAAAAAGATGAAAAAACGATGAACTTCTATACAGAACAAATTCGTGAGCATTTCTTATTCTTAGATTATGCACCAATCGTATTCGTATCAGCGAAAACAAAACAGCGTGTCCGTAATATCCTACCAATCATCAAACGTGTAAGTGAAAATCATGCAATGCGTATTCAATCATCGATATTAAATGAAGTTATTGAAGACTCTGTTGCACGTAATCCTGCGCCAACAGACAAAGGTCGTCGCTTACGTATTTACTATGCAACACAAGTGGCGATTAAACCACCAACATTTGTTGTATTCGTAAATGAACCAGAAATGATGCACTTCTCATATGAGCGCTTCTTAGAAAACCGAATCCGTGAAACATTCGATTTCGAAGGAACACCAATTCGGTTAATTTCACGTGCTCGTGATTAA